The Rhodoferax sediminis genome has a segment encoding these proteins:
- the pgl gene encoding 6-phosphogluconolactonase: MSSPAPNAAAVRWHGVANAAALRDAACRRILVAAADAIQQRGRFTIVLAGGNTPQGVYRMLRGADTDWSGWQVYFGDERCLPAIDPERNSRMAAEAWLDHVAIPKSQVHTLPAERGARAAAQAYANTLRHVGDFDLVLLGLGEDGHTASLFPDHDWGADADAADTLAVFDAPKPPAQRVSLSARRLSRARAVLFLVTGEAKHDAVTRWRAGADIPAHAIQPQAGVDVLTEASLLATETG; encoded by the coding sequence ATGAGTTCCCCAGCACCCAACGCCGCCGCTGTGCGATGGCACGGTGTCGCCAACGCCGCAGCGCTGCGCGATGCGGCTTGCCGGCGCATTCTGGTGGCCGCGGCCGACGCCATCCAGCAACGTGGCCGTTTCACGATCGTGCTTGCCGGCGGCAACACGCCGCAGGGCGTGTACCGGATGCTGCGCGGCGCCGACACCGACTGGTCGGGCTGGCAGGTCTATTTCGGCGACGAGCGCTGCCTTCCCGCCATTGACCCCGAACGTAACAGCCGGATGGCGGCCGAAGCGTGGCTCGACCATGTTGCGATCCCGAAAAGCCAGGTGCATACGCTGCCTGCCGAACGTGGCGCGCGAGCGGCAGCGCAGGCCTACGCCAACACCTTGCGCCATGTTGGCGACTTTGATCTGGTGCTGCTGGGGCTCGGCGAAGACGGCCACACCGCCAGCCTGTTTCCAGACCACGACTGGGGTGCCGATGCAGACGCAGCGGACACGCTGGCTGTTTTTGACGCCCCGAAACCGCCGGCACAGCGCGTGTCGCTCAGCGCCAGGCGCCTGAGTCGCGCGCGTGCGGTGCTGTTCCTGGTGACAGGCGAGGCCAAGCACGATGCGGTGACGCGATGGCGCGCAGGCGCCGACATCCCCGCGCACGCCATCCAGCCGCAGGCCGGCGTCGACGTGCTGACGGAGGCGTCGCTGCTGGCCACCGAGACAGGCTAA
- a CDS encoding mercuric reductase has translation MPPQNNVPIATLQDAYEHARLANVHPAAWQNPKPADCYQLVIVGAGPAGIAAAETAAALGARVALIERHLIGGTCLNTGCVPSKTLIRTSRLYADMRNATHYGAQIPDDIRVDFAAVMERVRRIRSHLSRGDSARRLTALGVDVFFGNACFTGTDVLTVNDKTLHFKKAVIATGARPHIPSIPGLREAGCLTNADVFKLTELPRRLLVIGGGPLGCELAQAFCRFGAQVTIVQDMPLFLGKEERDAAQILSDAFERDGIEVRLNTDVVAIRVENGQKLVDLVSDDYRNTIAVDAILTGVGRTPNVEGLNLEAAGVDYAAGDGIRVDDFLCTSNPHIYAAGDVCLTYQYTDTATVSARIVVQNALFHGRERLSALVIPWCTFTDPEIAHVGLYVREANRQHIPVKTFTIPMHDIDRAVTDSEDGGFVKIHVRERTDQILGATIVARHAGDMINEITLAMVAGIGLRTLARVIHAYPTQAEAIRQAADAYNRTRLTPRIQSRLRRWLIRNTP, from the coding sequence ATGCCGCCGCAGAACAACGTACCGATAGCCACCCTGCAGGACGCTTATGAGCACGCGCGCCTTGCCAATGTGCATCCTGCCGCGTGGCAGAATCCGAAACCCGCGGACTGTTACCAGCTGGTGATCGTCGGTGCCGGGCCGGCTGGCATAGCCGCAGCGGAAACGGCCGCCGCGCTCGGTGCCAGGGTGGCGCTGATCGAACGCCACCTGATCGGTGGTACGTGTCTGAATACCGGCTGCGTACCGTCGAAAACACTCATCCGCACCTCTCGGCTGTATGCCGATATGCGCAACGCTACGCACTATGGCGCGCAGATCCCGGACGATATCCGGGTCGACTTTGCCGCGGTGATGGAGCGCGTGCGCCGTATTCGCAGTCATCTCAGCCGCGGCGATTCGGCGCGGCGATTGACCGCGCTCGGTGTGGATGTGTTTTTCGGCAACGCGTGCTTCACCGGGACCGACGTGTTGACGGTCAATGATAAAACGCTGCACTTCAAGAAAGCCGTGATCGCGACCGGCGCGAGGCCGCATATTCCGTCCATCCCCGGCCTTCGGGAGGCAGGTTGCCTGACCAACGCAGATGTCTTCAAGTTGACCGAACTGCCGCGCCGCCTGCTGGTGATCGGCGGCGGCCCGCTCGGTTGCGAACTGGCCCAGGCGTTCTGCCGGTTCGGTGCTCAAGTCACCATCGTGCAGGACATGCCACTGTTTCTCGGCAAAGAGGAACGCGACGCGGCACAGATTCTGTCGGATGCGTTTGAGCGCGACGGCATCGAGGTTCGGCTGAATACCGACGTCGTTGCCATACGCGTGGAGAATGGGCAAAAACTGGTCGATCTGGTCAGCGACGATTACCGCAACACGATCGCGGTCGATGCGATTCTCACCGGCGTCGGCCGCACACCGAATGTCGAAGGGCTGAACCTGGAAGCCGCCGGCGTCGATTACGCAGCGGGAGACGGCATCCGCGTCGACGATTTCCTGTGCACCAGCAACCCCCATATCTATGCGGCCGGCGACGTCTGCCTGACGTACCAGTACACCGATACCGCCACGGTGTCGGCGCGCATCGTGGTGCAGAACGCGCTGTTCCACGGCCGCGAACGCTTGAGCGCGCTGGTCATCCCCTGGTGCACCTTCACGGATCCGGAAATCGCCCACGTCGGCCTGTATGTGCGGGAGGCCAACCGGCAGCACATTCCGGTCAAGACCTTCACAATTCCGATGCACGACATCGACCGCGCAGTGACCGACAGCGAGGACGGCGGTTTCGTGAAAATCCACGTCAGGGAGCGAACGGACCAGATTCTCGGTGCGACCATCGTTGCCCGCCATGCGGGTGACATGATCAACGAGATCACCCTGGCCATGGTGGCGGGGATTGGTCTACGCACGCTGGCCCGGGTCATTCACGCCTATCCCACGCAGGCTGAAGCGATCCGCCAGGCGGCCGATGCCTACAACCGCACGCGTCTGACCCCGCGAATCCAGTCGCGACTGCGCCGCTGGCTGATCAGGAACACGCCATGA
- a CDS encoding glucoamylase family protein, protein MPTDEALLDSLQRAAFDYFLRTVNPLNGLVADTSRDNSPVSIAVVGFALSSYPVAVERGWMARSDAVQCSLAALRFFRNSDQSGSPTATGFKGFYYHFLDIHTGARVWRSELSMIDTALLIAGALTASMYFTAETADEIELRGLVDFLYRRIDWHWAQDDGETIRQGWKPECGFLHYGWEGYSEAILLYVLAMGSPTHPIKGGCYQAWTATYQWENLYGHDYLYAGPLFVHHFSHAWIDFRGIHDSFMHEKRSDYFENSRRAAYVQREYAQRNPHEFAGYDENCWGLSACDGPSDEQADVSNETRRLFGYAARGVPYGPDDGTLSAPSVLSSLPFAPEIVLDAVRNMMERYPQTLTEGRFCSSFNPTLADADGRPWTSAGHYGLDQGIVLMMIENHRTGWIWQLMRSCPCIRSGLHHAGFRGGWLQPPCIHGAR, encoded by the coding sequence ATGCCAACCGACGAAGCATTGCTTGATTCCCTGCAGCGAGCGGCATTCGACTACTTTCTGCGAACGGTCAATCCGCTCAACGGCTTGGTGGCCGACACATCGCGTGACAACTCGCCCGTCAGCATCGCGGTGGTCGGTTTTGCGTTGTCATCGTATCCGGTGGCTGTGGAGCGAGGCTGGATGGCGCGTTCCGATGCGGTCCAATGCAGCCTCGCCGCGCTGCGTTTTTTCCGCAACAGCGACCAGAGTGGCAGCCCCACGGCGACCGGCTTCAAGGGGTTCTACTATCATTTTCTCGACATCCACACAGGCGCGCGTGTCTGGCGATCGGAGCTGTCGATGATCGATACGGCGCTGCTCATCGCCGGCGCGCTGACCGCGAGCATGTATTTCACGGCAGAAACGGCCGACGAAATCGAGCTGCGTGGCCTGGTCGACTTTCTTTACCGCCGTATTGACTGGCATTGGGCACAGGACGATGGTGAGACGATCCGGCAAGGCTGGAAGCCCGAATGCGGATTCCTGCACTACGGTTGGGAAGGCTATAGCGAAGCGATCCTGCTGTACGTGCTTGCCATGGGCTCGCCCACGCACCCGATCAAGGGCGGTTGCTATCAGGCATGGACGGCCACCTACCAGTGGGAAAACCTGTACGGCCACGACTACCTTTATGCGGGCCCGCTGTTCGTGCATCATTTCTCGCACGCCTGGATTGATTTTCGGGGCATCCATGACAGTTTCATGCATGAAAAGCGCTCGGACTATTTCGAAAACAGCCGGCGCGCTGCCTACGTCCAGCGTGAGTACGCGCAGCGCAACCCGCACGAATTCGCCGGTTACGACGAGAACTGCTGGGGCCTGTCCGCCTGCGATGGCCCCAGCGATGAGCAGGCCGATGTATCCAACGAAACCCGGCGCCTGTTCGGTTATGCCGCCCGCGGTGTGCCGTACGGACCGGACGACGGCACCTTGTCCGCCCCGTCCGTGCTGTCATCGCTGCCGTTCGCGCCCGAGATCGTGCTGGATGCCGTGCGCAACATGATGGAGCGCTATCCGCAGACGCTGACCGAAGGTCGCTTCTGCAGCAGCTTCAACCCGACACTGGCTGACGCCGACGGGCGGCCGTGGACTTCCGCGGGGCATTACGGACTCGATCAGGGCATTGTGCTCATGATGATAGAGAACCATCGCACCGGGTGGATCTGGCAGCTGATGCGCAGTTGCCCCTGCATCAGGAGCGGTTTGCACCATGCGGGATTTCGCGGCGGCTGGCTGCAGCCACCCTGCATCCATGGAGCACGCTGA
- a CDS encoding GH36-type glycosyl hydrolase domain-containing protein — MHRIADQHGLQSGSTHLMQYCQTSFTHAPPPVQLLSNGRYTVMLNAAGSGYSNWREFAVTRWREDPMVDGWGSYLLLRDEAVRGAVWSAGLQPCGKEADDYTASLSDGHVGITQRSGTLTTALDVAVASDRDVELRRVTLTNHGEIPRQITLTSYAELVLGPAGADAAHPAFSKMFVQTQWVEQGGILLATRRRRSPDEPQVWAAHVAMVEETDGGVCTFETDRMRFLGRGRTLRHALAMEPGAALSNTCGCVLDPIFSLRRQVCVAPGASVRVAFWTALSDSRDGALALVQPLRASGACEQVLAGSLARAAAEQTRLGIDAVQAERFEYLAGALIYADGPLRAPAEMLERGSGGPPVLWSSGISGDRPIVLARMAGESDLACLDELLLAQQYWQSKRLGVDVVLLDTVVSDGDPLHAWLDVRMQAQNARLKADREAVGATAFTLRDTLISDALRAGLTTAARVVLDAEHGLPAHVSKKAHDDCERSTAPSGNSYPPTQAADEDVTSTVPSPIPKREFDNGTGGFIESGRTYAITLTGDRCTPAPWVNVIANPCFGFLVSSEGGGYTWALNSQQNPLTPWPNDPVSDTPHEVLYLRDENSGALWSATALPIRVLDATYTVLHGKGYSRFEHHAYGVDVALLQFVPPADPVKLSRLRLRNRSSRARRLSVTGYVEWALGANGTVPAPFVATSCDAATGALFARNAWRAEFGERMAFIDLGGRQQSCTGDRQEFLGRYGAVDRPAALARRAPLSGRVGAGLNPCGALQTFIDLAPDEQVDIVFMLGDAASSDEARALVEKYRTTDLDAVLGDVHAQWDAVLETVQVRTPDRAMDILLNDWLLYQVLGCRVWARTAYYQASGAYGFRDQLQDVMALCVSRPDIAREHLLRAAARQFREGDVQHWWLPPSGQGIRTRISDDRIWLAYVAAHYVQTTGDAAVLDENLPFLEGAAIKAGDTDAFYQPGVASEQASLYEHAARAIDSSLTLGPHGLPLMGTGDWNDGMNNVGALGRGESVWLAWFLLATMNAFAPFADARGEHARAASWHGYAAALRSALEGPVGWDGEWYRRGYYDDGTALGSHDSEECRIDTITQSWSLMSGAADPGHAAQAMAAVDKYLVQHDDKIALLFTPPFDHTPLNPGYIKGYPPGIRENGGQYTHGATWSIFACTMLGQGDGAGELFSILNPIRHSATADALARYQVEPYVACADVYSVAPYIGRGGWTWYTGSAGWLYRGGLQAILGFYLQGDQLLLSPCIPKSWPGYRIVYRRRGNQDTITRYEITVENPAGVSCGIASVALDGAAQVNAARNVVRIPLLDDGRAHLVHLVLG, encoded by the coding sequence TTGCACCGCATCGCAGATCAGCACGGATTGCAGTCAGGGAGCACGCACCTCATGCAGTATTGCCAGACATCCTTCACCCACGCGCCGCCACCGGTGCAGTTGCTGTCGAACGGCCGCTATACGGTGATGTTGAACGCTGCGGGCTCGGGCTATAGCAACTGGCGTGAATTCGCTGTGACCCGCTGGCGTGAAGATCCCATGGTCGACGGCTGGGGCAGCTACCTGCTGCTGCGCGATGAGGCCGTCCGCGGTGCGGTTTGGTCGGCAGGGCTGCAGCCCTGCGGCAAGGAGGCAGATGACTATACGGCCTCGTTGTCAGATGGGCATGTCGGCATCACGCAGCGCAGCGGTACGCTGACCACCGCACTCGATGTGGCGGTCGCTTCTGATCGCGATGTCGAACTGCGCCGTGTCACGCTCACCAATCACGGCGAAATCCCGCGGCAGATCACGTTGACCTCGTATGCGGAATTGGTGCTCGGGCCGGCGGGCGCCGATGCGGCCCATCCGGCGTTCTCCAAGATGTTTGTGCAGACGCAGTGGGTGGAGCAGGGCGGCATTCTTCTCGCGACGCGTCGGCGTCGCTCGCCGGACGAGCCCCAGGTGTGGGCAGCCCATGTGGCGATGGTCGAGGAAACTGACGGGGGCGTTTGCACGTTCGAAACGGATCGCATGCGCTTTCTCGGCCGTGGCCGCACACTGCGCCACGCGCTGGCCATGGAGCCCGGTGCGGCGCTGTCAAACACCTGCGGGTGTGTGCTCGACCCGATCTTCAGCTTGCGCCGGCAGGTGTGCGTGGCGCCCGGCGCGAGCGTGCGGGTGGCGTTCTGGACCGCGCTGTCTGACTCGCGTGATGGCGCACTTGCGCTTGTGCAACCGCTGCGCGCAAGCGGTGCCTGCGAACAAGTGCTGGCGGGATCATTGGCTCGTGCTGCCGCAGAGCAGACGCGCCTGGGTATCGATGCCGTGCAGGCGGAGCGCTTTGAATATCTTGCCGGTGCCCTGATTTATGCCGACGGCCCCTTGCGGGCCCCTGCCGAGATGCTGGAGCGCGGCAGTGGTGGGCCACCTGTGCTTTGGAGCAGTGGCATTTCCGGTGACCGCCCCATCGTGCTGGCGCGCATGGCCGGCGAATCCGATCTGGCATGTCTGGATGAGTTGCTGCTGGCGCAGCAGTACTGGCAATCGAAGCGCCTGGGGGTTGATGTGGTGCTGCTCGACACCGTGGTCAGCGATGGCGATCCCCTGCATGCCTGGCTGGATGTGCGAATGCAGGCGCAGAATGCCCGGCTGAAGGCCGATCGCGAGGCCGTTGGCGCTACGGCATTCACGCTACGCGACACCCTTATTTCCGATGCGTTGCGCGCCGGCTTGACCACCGCCGCCCGCGTTGTGCTGGATGCGGAGCACGGTCTGCCTGCGCACGTCTCCAAAAAAGCCCACGACGACTGCGAACGGTCCACCGCACCGTCTGGCAATTCCTACCCCCCAACACAAGCGGCAGATGAGGACGTCACTTCCACTGTCCCAAGCCCGATTCCGAAACGCGAGTTCGACAATGGCACAGGGGGGTTCATCGAGTCCGGCCGCACTTATGCCATTACGCTCACCGGCGATCGCTGTACGCCGGCGCCTTGGGTCAACGTGATCGCCAACCCGTGCTTCGGCTTCCTGGTGTCAAGCGAGGGCGGCGGTTATACGTGGGCACTCAACAGCCAGCAGAATCCGCTGACGCCCTGGCCCAACGATCCGGTCAGCGACACGCCGCATGAGGTGCTGTACCTTCGCGATGAGAACAGCGGTGCCTTGTGGAGTGCGACGGCGTTGCCGATCCGTGTGTTGGACGCGACCTACACCGTGCTCCACGGCAAGGGCTATAGCCGCTTCGAACACCATGCGTATGGCGTCGACGTGGCGTTGTTGCAATTCGTGCCACCCGCAGATCCGGTCAAACTGTCGCGCCTGCGCCTGCGCAACCGTTCCTCGCGCGCACGCCGCCTGTCGGTGACCGGCTATGTGGAGTGGGCTCTGGGTGCAAATGGCACGGTGCCGGCGCCGTTCGTGGCAACCTCGTGCGATGCCGCGACCGGCGCGCTGTTCGCGCGCAATGCGTGGCGAGCAGAGTTCGGTGAGCGCATGGCGTTCATCGACCTGGGTGGGCGGCAGCAGTCATGTACCGGCGACCGCCAGGAGTTTCTCGGGCGCTATGGTGCGGTCGATCGTCCGGCCGCGCTGGCGCGCAGGGCTCCATTGTCGGGGCGCGTCGGCGCCGGGCTGAACCCCTGTGGGGCGCTGCAGACCTTCATTGATTTGGCGCCCGATGAGCAGGTCGACATTGTGTTCATGCTCGGCGACGCCGCTTCGAGCGATGAGGCGCGGGCGCTGGTTGAGAAATATCGCACGACCGATCTTGACGCCGTGTTGGGTGACGTGCATGCGCAATGGGATGCGGTGTTGGAGACGGTGCAGGTGCGCACGCCGGATCGCGCGATGGATATCCTGCTGAACGATTGGCTGCTGTATCAGGTGCTGGGTTGTCGGGTCTGGGCGCGCACGGCGTATTACCAGGCCAGCGGTGCCTATGGCTTTCGCGATCAGTTGCAGGATGTGATGGCGCTGTGCGTCAGCCGCCCCGACATTGCGCGCGAACACCTGCTGCGGGCGGCGGCGCGTCAGTTCAGGGAGGGTGATGTCCAGCATTGGTGGTTGCCGCCTTCAGGGCAGGGCATCCGCACCCGCATCAGCGATGACCGCATCTGGCTGGCGTATGTCGCGGCCCATTACGTCCAGACGACTGGCGATGCCGCTGTGCTGGACGAAAACCTGCCCTTTCTCGAGGGCGCTGCGATCAAGGCGGGCGACACCGATGCGTTTTATCAGCCTGGTGTTGCCAGCGAGCAAGCCAGTCTGTACGAGCACGCTGCGCGAGCCATCGATTCCAGCCTGACGTTGGGCCCCCATGGCCTGCCATTGATGGGCACCGGCGACTGGAATGACGGCATGAACAACGTGGGCGCGCTGGGCCGCGGTGAAAGCGTCTGGCTAGCCTGGTTTTTGCTGGCCACGATGAATGCCTTCGCGCCCTTTGCCGACGCACGCGGTGAGCATGCTCGTGCTGCCTCCTGGCACGGATATGCGGCGGCGTTAAGGAGCGCGCTCGAAGGCCCGGTGGGCTGGGATGGCGAGTGGTATCGGCGAGGCTACTACGACGATGGCACGGCACTCGGGTCGCACGATAGCGAGGAATGCCGAATCGACACGATTACGCAATCATGGAGCCTGATGTCAGGTGCCGCCGATCCGGGCCATGCCGCCCAGGCCATGGCCGCAGTCGACAAATACCTGGTCCAGCACGACGACAAGATCGCGCTGCTGTTCACGCCGCCCTTTGACCACACGCCACTCAATCCCGGCTACATCAAAGGCTACCCGCCCGGGATTCGGGAAAACGGGGGGCAATACACGCATGGTGCGACTTGGTCAATTTTTGCCTGCACGATGCTCGGGCAGGGAGACGGCGCCGGCGAATTGTTCAGCATCCTCAATCCCATCCGGCACAGCGCAACCGCCGATGCACTGGCGCGCTATCAGGTCGAGCCCTACGTAGCCTGCGCAGATGTCTATTCGGTGGCACCGTACATCGGGCGCGGTGGCTGGACCTGGTATACGGGCTCGGCCGGCTGGCTGTATCGCGGCGGACTGCAAGCCATCCTGGGGTTTTATTTGCAGGGTGATCAACTGCTGCTCAGCCCCTGCATTCCCAAGTCCTGGCCAGGCTACCGGATTGTGTATCGCCGTCGTGGCAACCAGGACACAATCACTCGTTACGAAATCACCGTGGAAAATCCGGCCGGCGTTAGTTGTGGCATCGCGTCCGTTGCACTCGATGGCGCGGCGCAAGTCAACGCCGCCCGCAACGTGGTTCGTATCCCGTTGCTCGACGATGGCCGGGCGCATCTGGTTCATCTTGTGCTTGGTTAA